A stretch of the Thermodesulfobacteriota bacterium genome encodes the following:
- a CDS encoding PaaI family thioesterase: MSTTATGEAAMTSPIKTSEDVQEAIRSENLGTLRRALEASPLAAELGVVFRELEPGRAVARLPAGPKLANFLGYTHTGALYAVAEQAMAAAANSLGYVGLPLNCDIHFLKGADPGQELEARARVVDTQGRIARVSVEVVQGGTEVARLTEMVFLRSGAG, translated from the coding sequence ATGTCCACGACCGCCACCGGGGAGGCCGCCATGACGAGCCCGATCAAGACCTCCGAAGACGTGCAGGAGGCAATCCGCAGCGAGAATCTCGGCACTCTGCGCCGGGCACTGGAAGCCTCCCCCCTGGCCGCCGAGCTCGGCGTGGTCTTTCGCGAGCTCGAGCCGGGCCGGGCCGTGGCTCGGCTTCCGGCCGGCCCCAAGCTCGCGAACTTCCTCGGCTACACCCACACCGGCGCCCTCTACGCCGTGGCGGAGCAGGCCATGGCCGCCGCAGCCAACTCCCTGGGGTACGTGGGGCTGCCGCTCAACTGCGACATCCATTTCCTCAAGGGTGCCGACCCGGGGCAGGAGCTGGAGGCCCGCGCCCGCGTGGTCGACACCCAGGGGCGCATCGCCCGCGTCTCCGTCGAGGTGGTGCAGGGGGGCACCGAGGTGGCGCGACTCACGGAAATGGTGTTCCTGCGCAGCGGAGCCGGGTGA